The following proteins come from a genomic window of Chryseobacterium glaciei:
- a CDS encoding 3-deoxy-D-manno-octulosonic acid transferase, which translates to MNFLYNIFINLLIFGMKVFSLFNDKTKKGVEGRKQSLHIIKSRLSLSDKVIWMHAASLGEYEQGLPVLEKLKEQFPTHKILVTFFSPSGYENVIKKKHIADVICYLPFDKKSTVKEFISQFQTELFFTVKYDYWYNLLLELKAQGTKTYVISALFYENQSFFTSYGKWFVKQLQNNIDWFFHQTEMSFALAKSVGLNNSSIAGDTRFDRVKQLRERDNHVKFIKEFIEDKKTIVFGSSWKSEEKIAEIIFKANSDIKMIIAPHDLKRVENLKQIFPDALLYSEVENQSSLSNHRLLIIDSIGLLSKLYSYADIAVVGGGFHDAGLHNILEAATFGMPVIFGNHYRKNPEADDLIKANGGKSFEEENVAADFALFLMNSDNEEVLNEMSANAKKFVDEKPNSTEIILKKILS; encoded by the coding sequence TTGAATTTTCTATATAACATATTCATCAATCTTCTCATTTTCGGAATGAAGGTTTTTTCGTTGTTTAATGATAAAACTAAAAAAGGCGTTGAAGGAAGAAAACAATCATTACATATCATCAAATCCAGGCTTTCACTGTCTGATAAAGTAATCTGGATGCACGCTGCAAGCTTGGGCGAATATGAGCAGGGTTTGCCGGTTTTAGAAAAGTTAAAAGAGCAGTTTCCGACACATAAAATTCTTGTGACTTTTTTCTCGCCATCAGGGTATGAAAATGTGATTAAAAAGAAACATATTGCAGATGTTATTTGCTATTTACCTTTCGATAAAAAATCTACGGTAAAAGAATTTATTTCTCAATTTCAGACTGAACTATTTTTTACGGTGAAATACGATTATTGGTATAATCTTTTGTTAGAATTAAAAGCTCAAGGCACAAAAACTTATGTTATTTCTGCTTTATTTTATGAAAATCAATCTTTCTTTACATCGTATGGAAAGTGGTTTGTAAAGCAATTGCAAAATAATATCGATTGGTTTTTTCATCAGACAGAAATGTCTTTTGCTCTTGCTAAAAGCGTGGGATTAAATAATTCTTCAATTGCCGGAGATACAAGATTTGATCGCGTAAAACAATTGCGGGAAAGAGATAATCATGTAAAATTTATCAAAGAATTTATTGAGGATAAAAAAACGATTGTGTTCGGAAGCTCTTGGAAATCAGAGGAAAAGATCGCCGAAATTATTTTTAAAGCAAATTCAGATATTAAAATGATCATTGCTCCTCACGATTTGAAAAGGGTTGAAAATTTAAAACAAATTTTTCCTGATGCTTTATTATACAGCGAAGTTGAAAATCAATCATCATTGAGCAATCATCGTTTATTAATTATAGACAGCATCGGATTATTGTCAAAACTCTATTCTTACGCTGATATTGCCGTTGTAGGAGGAGGTTTTCATGATGCAGGTTTGCATAATATTTTAGAAGCAGCAACTTTCGGTATGCCTGTGATTTTTGGAAATCATTACAGAAAAAATCCTGAAGCAGATGATTTGATCAAAGCTAACGGTGGAAAATCTTTTGAAGAAGAAAATGTAGCAGCAGATTTTGCTTTATTTCTTATGAATAGCGATAATGAAGAAGTATTAAATGAAATGTCTGCTAATGCCAAAAAATTCGTTGATGAAAAGCCCAATTCAACAGAAATTATCCTAAAGAAAATATTATCTTAA
- a CDS encoding deoxyuridine 5'-triphosphate nucleotidohydrolase: MEYSKEFKAALSNFSPVEKDRLIFRLLKKDKLLSKKLYFELIDTETTDDKRDAMEENVKEKVLLASKYIGNQKYFQTIIRKISAEITEHIKITTDKFGEVSLHILLINEILESNEDLGRQRFDNVYKLYLYIINKIFRALILVKKLDEDYWMEFDELLADLHKKINSNTYLQKLCINNGLDFNWLKCENIPDNLDQIMKEIKSQGFLR, encoded by the coding sequence ATGGAATATTCAAAAGAATTTAAAGCTGCATTAAGCAATTTCTCTCCTGTAGAAAAAGACCGTCTCATTTTCAGATTATTGAAAAAGGATAAACTTTTGTCTAAAAAACTTTATTTCGAATTGATCGACACGGAAACGACCGATGACAAGCGAGATGCAATGGAAGAAAATGTAAAGGAAAAAGTTCTTTTAGCATCAAAATACATCGGAAATCAAAAATATTTCCAGACCATTATTCGAAAAATAAGTGCAGAAATAACGGAGCATATTAAAATTACCACCGATAAATTCGGGGAAGTTTCTCTTCATATATTATTGATCAATGAAATTTTAGAAAGCAACGAAGATCTTGGCAGACAAAGGTTTGACAACGTTTACAAACTCTATCTTTATATCATCAATAAAATTTTTCGAGCATTAATTTTAGTCAAAAAATTAGATGAAGATTACTGGATGGAATTTGATGAACTTTTAGCCGATTTACATAAAAAAATAAACAGCAATACTTATCTACAAAAACTTTGTATAAATAATGGCTTAGATTTCAATTGGCTGAAATGTGAAAATATTCCAGACAATTTAGACCAGATTATGAAAGAAATAAAAAGTCAGGGATTTTTAAGATAA
- a CDS encoding C40 family peptidase: MDKGICNVTVAPVRAENSDKAEIVTEILFGESADILEVNKNWTKIKMHYDGYEGWMDTKQIKPVTDEELANRKVTVVTEDFSSVLTNDGRTLLSMGSEVEFQTVASRRSHDLRESVALTAKEFLNVPYLWGGKSFFAVDCSGFTQLVYKVHNIKLPRDTYQQAEVGDALTFVEESQLGDLAFFENPEGKIIHVGIMLDNQKIIHASGKVRIDTLDSTGIFNKELNKHTHKLRVIKSIL, from the coding sequence ATGGATAAAGGAATTTGTAATGTTACAGTAGCACCGGTGCGCGCAGAAAATTCTGACAAAGCAGAAATTGTTACGGAAATATTGTTTGGAGAAAGCGCAGATATTTTGGAAGTGAATAAAAACTGGACCAAGATAAAAATGCATTATGACGGCTATGAAGGATGGATGGATACCAAACAGATAAAACCTGTAACAGACGAAGAGTTGGCCAATAGAAAAGTTACGGTAGTCACGGAAGATTTTTCTTCTGTGCTTACAAATGATGGCAGAACTTTGCTTTCAATGGGCTCTGAAGTAGAATTTCAGACTGTAGCTTCAAGAAGAAGTCATGATCTCCGTGAAAGTGTTGCACTGACGGCAAAAGAATTCCTTAATGTGCCTTATTTATGGGGTGGCAAAAGCTTTTTTGCAGTAGACTGCTCCGGTTTTACACAATTGGTGTATAAAGTTCATAATATTAAACTGCCAAGAGATACGTATCAACAGGCGGAAGTAGGAGATGCGCTAACTTTCGTTGAAGAAAGTCAGCTTGGTGATCTTGCTTTTTTTGAAAATCCTGAGGGTAAAATTATTCATGTCGGGATTATGTTGGATAATCAAAAAATCATCCATGCATCAGGAAAAGTGAGAATTGATACGCTGGATTCTACAGGTATTTTCAATAAAGAACTGAATAAGCATACTCATAAATTAAGAGTGATTAAAAGTATCCTTTAA